The proteins below come from a single Parageobacillus toebii NBRC 107807 genomic window:
- a CDS encoding DUF2905 domain-containing protein gives MNSLPKLIMTIGVVLIIVGFLMQFIKLGRLPGDIIIRKGNTTFYFPVVTSILLSIVLSLIFYVLGRFR, from the coding sequence ATGAATAGCCTGCCTAAGCTTATCATGACGATTGGAGTTGTTCTCATTATTGTCGGTTTTCTCATGCAGTTTATTAAACTAGGCCGTCTTCCGGGAGATATTATTATTCGGAAAGGGAATACAACGTTTTATTTTCCGGTTGTTACGTCTATTTTGCTAAGCATCGTGTTGTCGCTTATTTTTTATGTGCTTGGGCGATTTCGTTAA
- the yajC gene encoding preprotein translocase subunit YajC gives MSATIANLLPIILFFVIFYFLLLRPQQKRQRAIQQMQANLKKGDKIITIGGLHGIIDSVDEDKVVIRAGDGTRLTYDRSAVREVVTEKENK, from the coding sequence ATGTCAGCGACGATTGCTAATTTACTTCCAATTATTTTGTTTTTTGTCATTTTTTATTTCTTGCTGCTTCGGCCGCAGCAAAAACGGCAGCGTGCGATTCAGCAAATGCAGGCTAATTTAAAAAAAGGGGATAAAATCATCACCATTGGCGGACTGCATGGGATCATCGATTCGGTCGATGAAGATAAAGTTGTCATTCGTGCAGGCGATGGCACGCGTCTTACATATGACCGCTCGGCGGTGCGCGAAGTGGTGACGGAAAAAGAGAATAAGTAA
- the ruvB gene encoding Holliday junction branch migration DNA helicase RuvB, giving the protein MEERLVSGDAHREDVSLEYSLRPKFLHEYIGQDKVKDNLKVFIEAAKMREETLDHVLLYGPPGLGKTTLAAIIANEMGVHLRTTSGPAIERPGDLAAILTSLEPGDVLFIDEIHRLHRSVEEVLYPAMEDYCLDIVIGKGQTARSIRIDLPPFTLVGATTRAGALSAPLRDRFGVISRLEYYTPEHLTQIVMRTAEILHVDIKEDAALEIARRSRGTPRIANRLLRRVRDFAQVRGDGTITFSLAKEALELLQVDRLGLDHIDHKLMKAIMEKFAGGPVGIDTIAATIGEEVQTIEDVYEPYLLQIGFLQRTPRGRIVTPIAYEHFGMEVPKQ; this is encoded by the coding sequence ATGGAAGAACGCCTTGTTTCCGGTGATGCCCACCGTGAAGACGTTTCGCTGGAATATAGTCTCCGCCCGAAGTTTTTGCATGAATATATTGGACAAGACAAAGTGAAAGATAATTTAAAAGTGTTTATTGAAGCGGCAAAAATGAGGGAAGAAACGCTTGATCATGTGCTGTTGTACGGACCTCCCGGGTTAGGAAAGACAACGTTAGCAGCGATTATTGCGAATGAAATGGGAGTTCATCTTCGCACGACTTCCGGGCCGGCGATTGAGCGCCCAGGAGACTTAGCGGCAATTTTAACTTCTTTGGAGCCGGGCGATGTGTTGTTCATTGATGAAATTCATCGTCTGCACCGTTCTGTCGAAGAAGTGCTGTATCCGGCAATGGAAGATTATTGTTTGGATATCGTCATTGGAAAAGGACAAACTGCTCGCTCGATCCGTATTGATTTACCTCCGTTTACGCTTGTTGGTGCTACGACAAGAGCCGGTGCTTTATCTGCTCCGCTTCGTGACCGTTTTGGAGTGATTAGCCGATTAGAGTATTATACACCTGAGCATCTTACACAAATTGTGATGCGAACGGCAGAGATTTTGCACGTGGACATTAAGGAAGATGCAGCGTTGGAAATCGCTAGGCGCTCGCGAGGCACGCCGCGCATCGCGAATCGTCTTTTGCGACGTGTTCGCGATTTTGCTCAAGTGCGGGGAGACGGAACGATCACATTTTCGTTGGCGAAAGAGGCGCTAGAGCTATTGCAAGTCGATCGATTAGGTCTTGATCATATCGATCATAAATTAATGAAAGCGATTATGGAAAAGTTTGCTGGTGGGCCGGTTGGCATTGATACGATTGCCGCAACGATCGGCGAAGAGGTGCAGACCATTGAAGATGTATATGAACCATATTTATTGCAAATTGGCTTTTTACAGCGCACCCCGCGCGGCCGTATCGTTACCCCTATTGCTTACGAACATTTTGGAATGGAGGTTCCAAAACAATGA
- a CDS encoding TIGR04086 family membrane protein, producing MTKWGTAIVYGVVTIFLLAALISFFLSLILKWTNVQEPSLTWIIFAGSLLSMFIGGVVAGGKGKERGWLIGGGTSLLFTFIVLVFQFLGLEKAFTIEQWLYHLIFFVAAALGGIVGVNLAASRN from the coding sequence ATGACAAAATGGGGAACAGCTATTGTTTATGGGGTTGTAACTATTTTCTTATTGGCGGCTCTCATTAGCTTCTTTTTATCTCTCATACTGAAATGGACAAACGTACAAGAACCTTCGTTAACATGGATTATTTTTGCCGGGTCGCTTCTTTCCATGTTCATTGGCGGGGTTGTAGCTGGTGGAAAAGGAAAAGAAAGAGGCTGGCTAATTGGCGGGGGAACAAGTTTATTATTTACATTCATCGTATTAGTATTTCAATTTTTGGGATTGGAAAAAGCATTCACTATTGAACAATGGTTATATCATCTAATCTTTTTTGTCGCAGCGGCGCTTGGCGGCATTGTCGGTGTAAACCTAGCCGCATCACGCAATTAA
- a CDS encoding post-transcriptional regulator yields MEKEKQKELREQLMPALQCKYDEFRLLGYKQVTMDQIWDCLVQKKWKNFKEERKLFELVNDILSLQIGEYMSFITMQSYKEQHCSGNDDLEAVLNELL; encoded by the coding sequence ATGGAAAAGGAAAAACAAAAAGAACTGCGAGAACAGCTGATGCCCGCATTACAATGCAAGTATGATGAATTTCGCCTGCTTGGTTATAAACAGGTGACGATGGATCAAATATGGGATTGTCTAGTTCAAAAGAAATGGAAAAATTTTAAAGAAGAAAGAAAGTTATTTGAGCTTGTCAACGATATTTTATCGTTACAAATCGGCGAGTACATGTCATTTATTACGATGCAATCATATAAAGAACAGCACTGTTCTGGAAATGATGATTTAGAAGCAGTGTTAAACGAATTATTATAG
- the spoVB gene encoding stage V sporulation protein B — MSKFLQGTMILIVAGLITRALGFVNRIVVARVIGEEGVGLYMMAMPTLVLAITITQMGLPVAISKLVAEAEAVGDRQKVKKILVVSLTITSILSVIFFPTMILLAPFLSRTLFTDPRTYYPLIAIAPVVPIIAVSSVLRGYFQGKQQMKPYAYSQLLEQIVRISLIAYCTKALLPYGIEYAAAGAMFSSVIGEFMSLLYLLYMFKLKKSIKLRTKFIQYVKAGKETFASLMRIALPTTGSRLIGSLSWFLEPIVVANSLAMAGVATTLATKQYGQLTGYALPLLMLPSFITYSLSTSLVPAISEAMAQKQTLLVEHRIQQAMRLSLVTGGLSVVVLYVFAEPLMQLMYGTSEATIFVKVMAPFFLFYYFQGPLQAVLQALDLAKAAMTNSLIGAAVKIVCIFALATQPSLGIMGAALAVAINTVLVTLLHFATIIKVVSYSIYPLEYVKACLSITIAGVAGYVSFHYSFIVLPLPIRTLASITVTAIVYLLLLIIFQLVKREELAHIPAIGAFFAKKNRK; from the coding sequence ATGTCTAAATTTCTACAAGGAACGATGATTTTAATCGTTGCTGGTTTGATTACAAGAGCGCTTGGATTTGTCAACCGCATTGTCGTCGCCCGCGTTATTGGCGAGGAAGGCGTTGGATTGTACATGATGGCGATGCCAACGCTTGTGTTAGCCATTACGATCACGCAAATGGGGCTCCCTGTCGCCATTTCGAAACTAGTTGCAGAAGCCGAAGCGGTTGGCGATCGACAAAAAGTGAAAAAAATTCTTGTTGTCTCTTTAACGATTACAAGTATACTTAGCGTTATCTTCTTCCCTACTATGATATTGCTTGCACCATTTTTATCACGAACATTATTTACTGACCCACGCACTTATTATCCGTTAATCGCTATTGCTCCTGTCGTCCCAATCATAGCGGTTTCTTCCGTGTTACGCGGTTATTTCCAAGGAAAACAGCAAATGAAGCCGTACGCATATTCACAGCTTTTAGAACAAATCGTTCGCATTAGTTTGATTGCCTATTGTACAAAAGCATTATTGCCGTATGGCATTGAATATGCTGCTGCAGGTGCGATGTTTTCATCTGTTATTGGTGAATTCATGTCATTATTATATTTGCTTTACATGTTTAAATTAAAAAAATCCATTAAGCTGCGAACAAAGTTTATTCAATATGTCAAGGCAGGAAAAGAAACGTTTGCAAGTTTAATGCGCATCGCTTTGCCAACGACAGGAAGCCGTTTAATTGGCTCTCTTTCTTGGTTTTTGGAGCCGATTGTCGTTGCAAACAGCTTGGCAATGGCCGGAGTCGCAACAACGCTAGCTACAAAACAATATGGTCAGCTGACTGGCTATGCTCTTCCATTATTAATGCTGCCGTCTTTTATTACGTATTCACTATCCACCTCTCTTGTTCCAGCAATCAGTGAAGCAATGGCACAAAAACAAACATTATTGGTTGAACATCGCATTCAGCAAGCAATGCGTCTTTCTCTCGTCACAGGCGGGCTCTCTGTCGTCGTCTTATATGTATTTGCAGAACCGCTCATGCAACTGATGTACGGTACAAGTGAAGCGACTATTTTTGTCAAAGTGATGGCACCATTTTTTCTATTTTATTACTTTCAAGGTCCGCTGCAGGCAGTATTGCAGGCCCTTGATTTAGCGAAAGCAGCGATGACAAATAGCTTAATTGGCGCAGCCGTAAAAATTGTCTGTATTTTCGCCTTAGCAACCCAACCGAGCTTAGGAATTATGGGAGCAGCATTGGCCGTTGCGATCAACACTGTGTTAGTCACGTTGCTTCATTTTGCAACGATTATAAAAGTAGTATCTTATTCTATTTATCCACTCGAATATGTCAAGGCTTGTTTATCCATCACTATAGCAGGTGTTGCTGGGTACGTATCATTCCACTATTCTTTCATCGTGCTGCCACTGCCTATACGAACGTTGGCTTCTATTACCGTTACCGCCATCGTTTACTTGCTTCTGCTGATTATTTTTCAATTGGTCAAACGAGAAGAGCTTGCACATATTCCGGCAATTGGTGCTTTTTTTGCGAAAAAAAATCGCAAATAA
- the tgt gene encoding tRNA guanosine(34) transglycosylase Tgt produces the protein MTSPIRFELIKTCKQTGARLGILHTPHGSFETPMFMPVGTLATVKTLSPEELKEIGAGIILSNTYHLWLRPGHEIVKEAGGLHSFMNWDRGILTDSGGFQVFSLSEFRRIEEEGVYFRNHLNGDKLFLSPEKAIEIQNALGSDIMMAFDECPPYPATYEYMKQSVERTSRWAERCLKAHKRPNEQGLFGIVQGGEFEDLRRQSAQDLVSLDFPGYAVGGLSVGEPKEVMNRVLEFTTPLLPANKPRYLMGVGSPDSLIDGAIRGIDMFDCVLPTRIGRNGTVMTSQGRVVIKNAQYARDFSPLDPNCDCYTCRNYTRAYIRHLIKCDETFGIRLTSYHNVYFLIKLMEQVRQAIREDRLGDFREEFFEQYGFNKPNAKNF, from the coding sequence TTGACATCACCAATTCGTTTCGAACTCATTAAAACGTGTAAACAAACGGGGGCGCGGCTTGGGATTCTTCATACGCCGCACGGTTCGTTTGAAACACCGATGTTTATGCCGGTTGGGACGCTAGCAACTGTGAAAACATTATCGCCGGAAGAATTAAAAGAAATAGGTGCCGGCATTATTTTGAGCAATACGTATCATCTCTGGCTGCGGCCGGGGCATGAAATCGTAAAAGAAGCCGGAGGCCTTCATTCGTTTATGAACTGGGACCGCGGCATTTTAACGGATTCCGGCGGTTTTCAAGTGTTTAGTTTAAGCGAATTTCGGAGAATTGAGGAAGAAGGGGTATACTTCCGAAATCATTTAAATGGAGATAAACTATTTTTATCTCCGGAAAAGGCGATCGAAATACAAAATGCGCTTGGTTCAGACATTATGATGGCGTTCGATGAATGTCCCCCATATCCGGCGACATATGAATATATGAAACAGTCCGTGGAACGAACAAGCCGTTGGGCGGAGCGTTGTTTAAAAGCACACAAGCGGCCGAATGAGCAAGGATTATTCGGTATTGTGCAGGGCGGAGAATTTGAAGATCTTCGCAGACAAAGCGCACAAGACTTAGTGTCGTTGGATTTTCCGGGATATGCTGTCGGCGGCTTATCCGTTGGTGAGCCGAAAGAAGTGATGAATCGTGTGCTCGAGTTTACGACACCGCTTTTGCCGGCGAATAAACCGCGTTACTTGATGGGAGTCGGTTCGCCGGATTCGCTCATCGACGGGGCGATTCGCGGCATTGATATGTTTGACTGTGTGCTCCCAACACGTATTGGCCGCAATGGAACAGTAATGACGAGCCAGGGGCGTGTCGTCATTAAAAACGCACAGTACGCCCGCGATTTTTCGCCGCTTGATCCTAATTGTGACTGCTATACGTGCCGCAATTATACACGCGCATATATTCGCCATCTCATCAAATGTGATGAAACATTTGGAATTCGTTTAACTTCTTACCATAATGTCTATTTTTTGATAAAATTAATGGAGCAAGTGAGACAAGCGATTCGCGAAGACCGCCTTGGAGATTTTCGCGAGGAATTTTTTGAGCAATATGGCTTTAATAAACCAAATGCGAAAAATTTTTAG
- a CDS encoding intercompartmental signaling factor BofC yields the protein MRILATFFIMIASYVLFIQAAFAAPSSVKMTIILEQQYLDGEVSQETKEETVVSMKDIWKKYKDWQLVNMDDQTIVFRKTVNDISPLLKANGYFGITEDGTLSIFEGKPAHSTRVIQSFFQIDVKKLESRQHEQLKKGIRVVSKSQYKDIIETYRHFALIR from the coding sequence GTATTGTTCATCCAGGCTGCTTTTGCTGCGCCATCTTCCGTAAAAATGACGATTATTTTAGAGCAGCAATATTTAGACGGAGAAGTGAGCCAAGAAACAAAAGAAGAAACCGTTGTTTCCATGAAAGATATATGGAAAAAATATAAAGACTGGCAGCTTGTGAATATGGATGATCAAACGATAGTATTTCGCAAAACAGTGAATGATATTTCCCCATTATTAAAAGCGAACGGTTATTTTGGAATCACCGAAGACGGAACATTATCTATTTTTGAAGGCAAACCTGCTCATTCCACACGGGTTATTCAATCATTTTTTCAAATTGATGTAAAAAAACTCGAAAGCCGCCAGCATGAGCAACTGAAAAAAGGAATTCGCGTCGTCTCCAAGTCACAGTATAAAGATATTATCGAAACATATCGTCATTTTGCTTTAATACGTTAG
- the ruvA gene encoding Holliday junction branch migration protein RuvA, whose protein sequence is MIEFVRGYVDYVCPEYIVIDNNGIGYQIFTPNPFSFQESRDTIVTVYTYQYVREDVLALYGFRTREERTLFAKLLQVSGIGPKGGLAILAAGRPEQLVEAIEQENEAFLCKFPGVGKKTARQMILDLKGKLTTFTARIYPDLFDSQEEAAQPHLSALEEAIEALKALGYAEREIQKVVPSLMRENLSTDQYVKRALQQLLK, encoded by the coding sequence TTGATTGAATTTGTCCGCGGATACGTTGATTATGTTTGTCCTGAATATATTGTGATCGACAACAACGGCATTGGGTATCAAATCTTTACACCCAATCCGTTTTCGTTTCAAGAAAGCCGTGATACAATCGTAACGGTTTATACATATCAATACGTTCGCGAAGATGTGCTTGCTTTGTACGGATTTCGCACCCGTGAAGAACGAACGTTGTTTGCGAAACTATTGCAAGTTTCAGGAATTGGCCCCAAAGGCGGATTAGCGATTTTAGCAGCGGGTCGGCCCGAGCAGCTTGTCGAAGCGATTGAACAAGAAAATGAAGCGTTTTTATGCAAGTTTCCGGGGGTCGGAAAAAAAACAGCGCGGCAAATGATTCTCGATTTAAAAGGGAAGCTTACTACTTTTACTGCTAGAATATATCCAGATTTGTTTGATTCCCAGGAAGAAGCGGCACAACCTCATTTATCTGCTCTCGAGGAGGCGATCGAAGCGCTAAAAGCACTTGGCTACGCAGAACGGGAAATTCAAAAGGTAGTACCGTCGTTAATGAGAGAAAACTTATCGACAGATCAATATGTGAAACGAGCGCTTCAGCAATTGTTAAAATAG
- the queA gene encoding tRNA preQ1(34) S-adenosylmethionine ribosyltransferase-isomerase QueA: MKIDLFDFELPEELIAQTPLLNRDASRLMVLDKKTGEIHHETFRNILSYLHKGDCLVLNDTRVMPARLYGEKENTGANIEVLLLKQLEGDRWETLVKPAKRVKVGTEITFGDGRLKATCVDTLEHGGRILEFSYQGIFYEVLEQLGEMPLPPYIKEKLDDPERYQTVYAREVGSAAAPTAGLHFTEQLLDDIRAKGVHIAFITLHVGLGTFRPVNVENIEEHDMHAEFYQMTEKTARLLNEVRQQGGRIIAVGTTSTRTLETIASKHNGAFAAESGWTDIFIYPGYEFKAIDGLVTNFHLPKSTLIMLVSALAGRENILRAYNAAVKERYRFFSFGDAMLII; this comes from the coding sequence ATGAAAATAGATTTGTTTGACTTTGAGCTGCCAGAAGAGTTAATTGCACAAACACCGCTATTAAACCGTGACGCATCGCGGTTGATGGTGCTCGATAAAAAAACCGGCGAAATTCATCATGAAACCTTTCGCAATATTTTATCGTATTTACACAAAGGAGATTGTCTTGTTTTGAACGATACGCGTGTGATGCCGGCGCGGCTTTATGGGGAAAAAGAAAATACTGGCGCCAACATCGAGGTGCTGTTATTAAAACAATTGGAAGGAGACCGATGGGAAACGTTAGTGAAACCAGCAAAACGAGTAAAAGTCGGCACGGAAATTACTTTCGGCGATGGACGGCTGAAAGCGACATGTGTCGATACGCTTGAGCATGGGGGGCGTATCTTGGAATTTTCTTATCAAGGCATCTTTTATGAAGTGCTTGAACAGCTTGGGGAAATGCCGCTTCCACCGTATATTAAAGAAAAATTGGATGACCCGGAGCGTTATCAGACTGTATATGCCCGTGAAGTCGGATCAGCGGCGGCGCCGACAGCCGGACTTCACTTTACGGAACAGCTTCTTGACGATATACGGGCCAAAGGAGTGCATATCGCGTTTATTACTCTCCACGTTGGGCTTGGTACGTTCCGTCCAGTCAACGTTGAAAACATTGAAGAACATGATATGCACGCCGAATTTTATCAGATGACAGAAAAAACGGCGCGATTGTTAAACGAGGTGAGACAGCAAGGAGGACGCATTATTGCTGTCGGTACGACGTCTACACGCACGTTAGAGACGATTGCATCAAAACATAACGGTGCATTTGCAGCGGAAAGCGGTTGGACGGATATTTTCATTTATCCAGGCTATGAATTTAAGGCAATCGATGGATTAGTGACAAACTTTCATTTGCCGAAATCAACGCTTATTATGCTTGTCAGCGCTCTTGCCGGCCGCGAAAATATTTTACGGGCATACAATGCGGCGGTGAAAGAGCGGTATCGATTCTTTAGTTTTGGCGACGCAATGTTGATTATTTAA